A single window of Streptomyces cathayae DNA harbors:
- a CDS encoding sugar ABC transporter ATP-binding protein → MTEARLQATNVCKTFGHSKVLKGVELDVRPGELHALVGQNGSGKSTLVKILTGYHQPDPGMTLTVDGNPQRVPVRWAELQQAGVSVVHQDLGILDHLTVAENIGVGRFTRSKYLRRIDWRQQEAVARSVLGRLDVPVDVRTPVGRLSATRRAEVGIARAMRDLQPGTGLIILDEATRALPREELRKFHELLRRVVDSGTSVLMISHNLHEVIDHSDRVTVLRDGSLAAAGRETRDLSERDIARLMLGQHVPEAEAREPHVPSGKVALEVQSLTTPSITNLDFTVEAGEVVGLTGLPGSGFEHVPYVLGGSTKAVAGRVVTGGSVLDAARMSVSGSRRAGIALVPERRDRDGLALEMSIRDNLALPNLVSRGRRWWVSREWQDELADQAITSFGIRTPSARTTVKELSGGNQQKVLFAKWMSVGPKVLVLHEPTQAVDVGARAEILRAVRAAASEGIGVLLVSIEPTDLAEVCDRILVHRNGGLTALGRSTPDEVLDAIYSTQLTGRR, encoded by the coding sequence ATGACTGAGGCCAGGTTGCAGGCGACCAACGTCTGCAAGACGTTCGGCCACTCCAAGGTCCTCAAGGGCGTGGAGTTGGACGTCCGTCCCGGAGAGCTCCACGCTCTGGTGGGGCAGAACGGTTCCGGCAAGTCGACGTTGGTCAAGATCCTCACGGGGTACCACCAGCCTGACCCAGGCATGACGCTCACCGTGGACGGGAACCCCCAGCGGGTTCCCGTCCGGTGGGCGGAGCTTCAGCAGGCAGGGGTGTCCGTGGTCCACCAGGATCTCGGGATCCTGGACCACCTCACCGTCGCCGAGAACATCGGCGTCGGACGATTCACCCGATCGAAGTACCTGCGCCGCATCGACTGGCGCCAGCAGGAAGCGGTGGCGCGCTCGGTGCTGGGGCGTCTCGACGTCCCCGTGGACGTCCGGACCCCGGTCGGTCGTCTGAGCGCCACGCGACGGGCCGAGGTGGGGATCGCCCGTGCGATGCGGGACCTGCAACCTGGCACTGGGCTGATCATCCTGGACGAGGCGACGCGAGCCCTGCCGCGCGAGGAACTGAGGAAGTTCCACGAGTTGCTCAGGCGTGTGGTCGACTCGGGCACGTCGGTACTGATGATCAGCCACAACCTCCACGAGGTCATCGACCACTCCGACCGGGTCACGGTGCTCCGGGACGGGTCCCTGGCTGCTGCGGGACGCGAGACCCGCGACCTCAGCGAGCGCGACATCGCACGGTTGATGCTGGGCCAGCACGTACCCGAGGCCGAGGCCAGGGAGCCGCACGTACCGTCGGGGAAGGTGGCCTTGGAGGTCCAAAGCCTCACGACCCCATCGATCACGAATCTCGACTTCACTGTCGAGGCCGGCGAGGTGGTCGGCCTGACGGGTCTGCCCGGCTCCGGGTTCGAGCATGTCCCGTACGTACTGGGCGGCTCCACCAAGGCCGTGGCGGGGCGAGTCGTCACCGGCGGTTCTGTCCTCGACGCGGCACGGATGAGTGTGTCCGGAAGCCGGCGGGCCGGGATTGCCCTGGTGCCCGAGCGACGCGACCGCGACGGTCTGGCTCTTGAGATGAGCATCCGCGACAACCTTGCGCTGCCCAACCTGGTCTCCCGCGGTCGCCGTTGGTGGGTGTCGCGCGAGTGGCAGGACGAGCTGGCCGACCAGGCCATCACCTCGTTCGGCATCCGGACGCCGTCGGCTCGGACCACCGTCAAGGAACTGAGTGGTGGCAATCAGCAGAAGGTGCTGTTCGCCAAGTGGATGTCGGTGGGGCCGAAGGTCCTCGTTCTCCACGAGCCGACCCAAGCCGTCGATGTCGGCGCGCGGGCGGAGATCCTGCGCGCCGTCAGGGCCGCTGCGTCCGAGGGTATCGGGGTGCTGCTGGTGAGCATCGAACCCACCGATCTGGCCGAGGTGTGCGACCGAATCCTGGTGCACCGGAACGGCGGTCTGACCGCGCTCGGCCGCAGCACGCCCGATGAGGTGCTCGACGCCATCTATTCCACCCAACTGACCGGCCGCCGATAG
- a CDS encoding ABC transporter permease, whose amino-acid sequence MNHKTDRLEAERLDGARDIAAESGEAAQVRAEAGDESPATKAQSAPSWVGEFLSRYALILGWFVMAGIYLVLMPTKFGSVGTVTSIFGSQQTLVFLAMAALVTLAVGEFDLSIAFVMGITATLIPVVTNQTGRIWVGVLVGLAAAAFCGAVNAFFAVYLGVSSIVVTLGTGTLIGGLSHMFSHGTIVTVFEPAFSNLALTPVFGMPISFYYGIAFVAFLAYVYAYTPLGRHMLFVGSSKEVARLAGIRVEWIRAGSYVAGGLLAGVAGMLLVATQGGFDPASSMTLLLPALAAVFLGTAVIQPGQFNPVGTLVAIYFLATGIFGLQLLGFSGWIQNVFYGAGLVIAVTLANLARNKARTA is encoded by the coding sequence ATGAACCACAAGACCGATCGCCTCGAAGCCGAGCGCCTTGACGGTGCCCGTGACATCGCCGCTGAGTCAGGTGAGGCTGCTCAGGTGCGGGCGGAGGCGGGTGACGAGTCCCCCGCGACCAAGGCGCAGTCCGCGCCGTCCTGGGTCGGAGAGTTTCTGAGCCGTTACGCCCTGATTCTGGGCTGGTTCGTGATGGCGGGCATCTACCTCGTGCTGATGCCCACCAAGTTCGGCTCGGTGGGCACCGTAACATCGATCTTCGGGTCGCAGCAGACGCTGGTGTTCCTGGCCATGGCCGCGCTCGTGACTCTGGCGGTCGGAGAGTTCGACCTCTCCATCGCCTTCGTCATGGGCATCACTGCCACGTTGATCCCGGTGGTCACGAATCAGACCGGCAGAATCTGGGTCGGCGTACTGGTGGGCCTGGCGGCAGCCGCATTCTGCGGAGCGGTCAACGCGTTCTTCGCCGTGTACCTGGGAGTGTCCTCGATCGTCGTCACCCTGGGCACCGGGACGTTGATCGGTGGCCTCAGCCATATGTTCTCGCACGGGACGATCGTCACCGTCTTCGAGCCGGCCTTCTCCAACCTCGCCCTCACGCCGGTGTTCGGGATGCCCATCTCGTTCTACTACGGCATCGCCTTCGTGGCCTTCCTGGCTTACGTCTACGCCTACACCCCGCTGGGGCGTCACATGTTGTTCGTGGGCTCCAGCAAGGAGGTGGCGCGCCTGGCCGGCATCCGGGTCGAGTGGATCCGGGCAGGCTCCTACGTCGCAGGCGGACTGCTGGCCGGTGTTGCCGGCATGCTCCTGGTCGCCACGCAGGGCGGATTCGACCCCGCCAGCTCCATGACCTTGCTCCTGCCGGCGCTGGCAGCGGTCTTTCTCGGCACGGCGGTCATCCAGCCGGGCCAGTTCAATCCGGTCGGCACCCTGGTGGCGATCTACTTCCTCGCCACCGGCATCTTCGGGTTGCAGTTGCTGGGCTTCTCCGGCTGGATCCAGAACGTGTTCTACGGCGCGGGCCTGGTCATCGCGGTGACGCTGGCGAACCTGGCCCGAAACAAGGCCCGCACGGCATGA
- a CDS encoding sugar ABC transporter substrate-binding protein: MAIVAAASLALTSCGLGEPDSLSAEDREEAETGVAEAAAAIKAAAEPVSQWPTVPKIADPISLKGKKFYFVPIGESVPAIRSIGVGVTDALEQMGAEVRTCDGKFNPTEVATCLKAAADQDVDGIISYSIEYAQLRNTFDSVAKTGVPLLVSMGGKPGDFAKADNMAFFDTSPRLKKIYTTLADVAVSQEGAGTHALWLKVTDNATTVANLDAAAERFKERCPSCTLTEVEFGSATLDKLPSAVSAALVANPDINVVVQPVDGYVPQTLTGVNAAGFGKKVKVVSALGDLDGLKRVQSGQQAGDVGSAVTYDAWQVANAFVRLLNGEQPETYDSPVRVFTKENTKDLELTSAAYGTPTWYGDDSFKKQFLEAWGAR, encoded by the coding sequence GTGGCGATTGTGGCCGCCGCCAGCCTGGCCCTGACCAGCTGCGGACTCGGCGAGCCCGACAGCCTTTCAGCAGAGGACCGTGAAGAGGCCGAGACCGGTGTCGCCGAGGCTGCCGCGGCCATCAAGGCCGCCGCGGAGCCGGTCTCCCAGTGGCCAACGGTTCCCAAGATCGCCGACCCCATTTCCCTGAAGGGCAAGAAGTTCTACTTCGTGCCGATCGGTGAATCGGTTCCCGCCATCCGCTCCATCGGCGTCGGCGTCACCGACGCGCTGGAGCAAATGGGCGCCGAGGTACGCACCTGCGACGGCAAGTTCAACCCCACGGAGGTGGCGACGTGCCTGAAGGCGGCCGCCGACCAGGACGTCGACGGCATCATCAGCTACAGCATCGAGTACGCGCAGCTGCGCAACACCTTCGACAGCGTGGCCAAGACCGGCGTACCCCTGCTGGTCTCGATGGGCGGCAAGCCCGGGGACTTCGCCAAGGCCGACAACATGGCCTTCTTCGACACCTCCCCGCGCCTGAAGAAGATCTACACCACCCTCGCCGACGTGGCCGTGTCCCAGGAGGGGGCGGGCACCCACGCCCTCTGGCTGAAGGTCACCGACAACGCCACCACCGTGGCGAACCTGGACGCCGCGGCGGAGCGCTTCAAGGAGCGTTGCCCGTCGTGCACCCTGACCGAGGTCGAGTTCGGCAGCGCCACCCTGGACAAGCTCCCCAGCGCGGTCTCCGCGGCGCTGGTCGCCAACCCGGACATCAACGTCGTCGTCCAGCCCGTCGACGGCTACGTGCCCCAGACCCTGACCGGCGTCAACGCCGCCGGCTTCGGTAAGAAGGTCAAGGTCGTCTCGGCCCTCGGCGACCTCGATGGTCTCAAGCGCGTCCAGTCCGGCCAGCAGGCCGGCGACGTCGGCTCCGCCGTCACCTACGACGCCTGGCAGGTCGCGAACGCCTTCGTCCGTCTCCTCAACGGTGAGCAGCCCGAAACCTACGACTCCCCGGTGCGCGTGTTCACCAAGGAGAACACCAAGGACCTGGAACTCACCAGCGCCGCCTACGGCACGCCGACCTGGTATGGCGACGATTCCTTCAAGAAGCAGTTCCTTGAGGCTTGGGGTGCCCGGTGA
- a CDS encoding alpha/beta fold hydrolase, translating into MTSTDTLTEQSTSRTLRTPSWRLHYNEAGKGHPVVLLHGSGPGATGWSNFAPNIPALAEHFRVIALDAPGWGASDPGLPATYDHPNAVLELLDALGIERAALVGNSMGGSTAVTFAARYPERVSHLATMGVVALTEFPTVYGASDGPSEGLKLLFETYRRPTLENMRRLVDVMTYGQVEDAEQLAQERLDNALAHPKHLANFVEGLATGGPVQTRAALKDVTAISAPALLIHGRDDRVVSHEHSLRLLPVLQDARLVLLNKCGHWAQLEHADRFNRLLVDFITRD; encoded by the coding sequence ATGACCAGCACCGACACCCTGACCGAGCAGAGCACGAGCCGCACCCTCCGGACGCCCTCGTGGCGGCTCCACTACAACGAGGCCGGCAAGGGCCACCCGGTGGTGCTGCTGCACGGCAGCGGCCCCGGGGCCACGGGGTGGAGCAACTTCGCTCCCAACATCCCGGCGCTGGCCGAGCACTTCCGCGTGATCGCGCTCGACGCCCCCGGATGGGGTGCCTCCGACCCGGGACTGCCCGCCACGTACGACCACCCCAACGCCGTGCTGGAGCTGCTCGACGCGCTGGGGATCGAGCGTGCCGCCCTGGTGGGCAACTCCATGGGCGGGTCGACGGCAGTGACGTTCGCGGCGCGTTATCCGGAGCGCGTGAGCCACCTGGCCACCATGGGCGTGGTGGCGCTGACGGAGTTCCCCACCGTCTACGGAGCCAGCGACGGGCCCTCGGAGGGCCTCAAGCTGCTCTTCGAGACCTACCGCCGGCCAACCCTCGAGAACATGCGTCGACTCGTCGACGTCATGACGTACGGCCAAGTGGAGGACGCGGAGCAGCTGGCCCAGGAGCGGCTGGACAACGCGCTGGCCCACCCGAAGCACCTCGCCAACTTCGTCGAGGGCCTGGCGACGGGCGGACCCGTGCAGACGCGGGCTGCGCTCAAGGACGTGACTGCGATCTCCGCGCCCGCGCTGCTGATCCACGGCCGTGACGACCGGGTGGTCAGCCACGAGCACTCGCTCCGCCTGCTGCCGGTGCTCCAGGACGCCCGCCTGGTGCTGCTCAACAAATGCGGGCACTGGGCCCAGCTGGAGCACGCGGACAGGTTCAACCGGTTGTTGGTGGACTTCATCACGCGCGATTGA